One segment of Ricinus communis isolate WT05 ecotype wild-type chromosome 8, ASM1957865v1, whole genome shotgun sequence DNA contains the following:
- the LOC8286008 gene encoding DAR GTPase 2, mitochondrial isoform X1 — protein MANISSRKSNCYIKMLASEIGKRVMKASRNREQRWYNPHMAAASSAIAERISLVDFVIEVRDARIPLSSECQLLTNHSDSSRRIIVMNKMDLANRLQLKDWIKYFKQRGFVSYAINSHNKDNVKEFLNFLQGQVRGLKNIDHSGCTITMMMVGIPNVGKSALAKSLHHIGRISAAEKGKLKHAKVTPHPGETKDISSLKIGSHPNIYVLDTPGVLPPQIFDAEVCFKLALTGTFRDGLIGERELAQYFLAILNLSDEYKKWAKLSAREKEKSFTDNKAECLRDKQLDTEGKKEHLTDHTQDFIVHCARRKLFETVSSFDGDVQNEVDLQKLIELQVAALTETFHLPLDLEDDACSKVATKLLNLYRTGRLGHYTLDPLVL, from the exons atggcAAATATAAGCAGTAGAAAAAGTAACTGCTACATAAAAATGTTAGCCAGTGAAATAGGAAAAAGAGTAATGAAAGCATCAAGAAACAGAGAACAAAGATGGTATAATCCTCACATGGCAGCTGCCTCTAGTGCTATTGCAGAACGAATCTCATTAGTTGATTTCGTAATTGAAGTTAGAGATGCTAGA atTCCTTTGTCTTCAGAGTGTCAGCTTTTGACTAATCACTCGGATTCCTCTCGCCGAATTATAGTTATGAACAAAATGGACCTTGCTAATCGCTTGCAACTCAAG GATTGGATCAAGTATTTTAAGCAAAGAGGTTTTGTTTCTTATGCAATCAATTCTCACAATAAAGACAATGTAAAAGAG TTCCTCAACTTTTTACAAGGCCAAGTCAGAGGACTGAAGAACATTGACCATTCTGGTTGTACCATAACAATGATGATGGTTGGGATTCCTAATGTTGGCAAGTCAGCCCTTGCCAAATCTTTGCATCACATTGGAAGGATTAGTGCTGCAG AGAAAGGAAAGTTGAAGCACGCAAAAGTCACTCCACATCCAGGAGAGACAAAAGACATCAGCAGCTTGAAG ATTGGTAGCCATCCCAATATCTATGTGCTAGACACCCCAGGTGTTTTACCTCCTCAAATCTTTGATGCTGAGGTCTGCTTCAAGCTAGCTCTGACAG GAACATTTAGAGATGGCTTGATTGGAGAAAGAGAACTTGCTCAATATTTTCTAGCTATTCTCAACCTAAGcgatgaatataagaaatgggCAAAGTTGTCTGCCCGTGAAAAAGAGAAGTCATTCACAGACAACAAAGCAGAGTGTTTAAGGGACAAACAACTGGATACAGAAGGGAAAAAGGAACACCTTACAGATCATACACAG GATTTCATAGTGCATTGTGCCCGGCGAAAGCTTTTTGAGACTGTTTCATCTTTTGATGGTGATGTGCAAAATGAAGTGGATTTGCAGAAGCTTATTGAATTGCAGGTTGCAGCCTTGACAGAAACATTTCACTTGCCTCTGGATTTAGAAGATGATGCTTGTAGTAAGGTTGCTACTAAGTTACTCAATTTGTATCGTACTGGGAGACTTGGACATTACACTTTAGACCCTTTGGTATTGTAA
- the LOC8286008 gene encoding DAR GTPase 2, mitochondrial isoform X2, whose amino-acid sequence MANISSRKSNCYIKMLASEIGKRVMKASRNREQRWYNPHMAAASSAIAERISLVDFVIEVRDARIPLSSECQLLTNHSDSSRRIIVMNKMDLANRLQLKDWIKYFKQRGFVSYAINSHNKDNVKEFLNFLQGQVRGLKNIDHSGCTITMMMVGIPNVGKSALAKSLHHIGRISAAEKGKLKHAKVTPHPGETKDISSLKIGSHPNIYVLDTPGVLPPQIFDAEVCFKLALTGTFRDGLIGERELAQYFLAILNLSDEYKKWAKLSAREKEKSFTDNKAECLRDKQLDTEGKKEHLTDHTQSENGSHCLSCRIS is encoded by the exons atggcAAATATAAGCAGTAGAAAAAGTAACTGCTACATAAAAATGTTAGCCAGTGAAATAGGAAAAAGAGTAATGAAAGCATCAAGAAACAGAGAACAAAGATGGTATAATCCTCACATGGCAGCTGCCTCTAGTGCTATTGCAGAACGAATCTCATTAGTTGATTTCGTAATTGAAGTTAGAGATGCTAGA atTCCTTTGTCTTCAGAGTGTCAGCTTTTGACTAATCACTCGGATTCCTCTCGCCGAATTATAGTTATGAACAAAATGGACCTTGCTAATCGCTTGCAACTCAAG GATTGGATCAAGTATTTTAAGCAAAGAGGTTTTGTTTCTTATGCAATCAATTCTCACAATAAAGACAATGTAAAAGAG TTCCTCAACTTTTTACAAGGCCAAGTCAGAGGACTGAAGAACATTGACCATTCTGGTTGTACCATAACAATGATGATGGTTGGGATTCCTAATGTTGGCAAGTCAGCCCTTGCCAAATCTTTGCATCACATTGGAAGGATTAGTGCTGCAG AGAAAGGAAAGTTGAAGCACGCAAAAGTCACTCCACATCCAGGAGAGACAAAAGACATCAGCAGCTTGAAG ATTGGTAGCCATCCCAATATCTATGTGCTAGACACCCCAGGTGTTTTACCTCCTCAAATCTTTGATGCTGAGGTCTGCTTCAAGCTAGCTCTGACAG GAACATTTAGAGATGGCTTGATTGGAGAAAGAGAACTTGCTCAATATTTTCTAGCTATTCTCAACCTAAGcgatgaatataagaaatgggCAAAGTTGTCTGCCCGTGAAAAAGAGAAGTCATTCACAGACAACAAAGCAGAGTGTTTAAGGGACAAACAACTGGATACAGAAGGGAAAAAGGAACACCTTACAGATCATACACAG TCTGAGAATGGTAGTCATTGTCTCTCATGTAGGATTTCATAG